A single region of the Drosophila takahashii strain IR98-3 E-12201 chromosome 2R, DtakHiC1v2, whole genome shotgun sequence genome encodes:
- the Slik gene encoding serine/threonine-protein kinase 10 isoform X2, with amino-acid sequence MSFITNLKKVFHLGGGEAKKKRLYNNIKMDTDPAEVWEMVGELGDGAFGKVYKAQHKEHRRFAAAKMCQLEDEENLSDHMVEIDILSEIKHPNVVELYEAFSIDDKLWMLIEYCDGGALDSIMVELEKPLTEPQIAYVCKHMTEGLTFLHRNKVIHRDLKAGNVLLTMEGGVKLADFGVSAKNKHTMQKHDTFIGTPYWMAPELVLCETFRDNPYDHKVDIWSLGITLIELAQMEPPNSEMSPMRVLLKIQKSEPPKLEQPSRWSKEFNDFLKKSLVKDPQVRPTTDVLMQHGFINRNLDAKPIKDLLLEYRAEVVEELVDDETEEPRNSALQLDLDDDSASLQSQDIDKLPGTPTSILRDAKEQSQPSSSLPIAAAAAAPAAAATTTTKATTPDRPNHTKDDNAEAAAQQPPHTKVPAPAPPSSSSSSQQTPPPQVQQPPTPPAQTTAAVLQKKPEDVAAVAEAAEKTESDKKHFVKKEKGKAPPPPSPLGLANAKPPASDNQTLSPKKLATPEPISSPVTTAIEVAIGQEAMDPKPQPPSPTASSIVSVQSVASSSASSSGSVSNAVLSSSTSLITINSDPPTPQHQHQQLPPLQAQHLVLPNSLESVSQITVVTSTHPPVIIDNSVVPPPQNEVVIVSNDLNKSTHLHESSTDDDFPSLDDSLGDASTPPHKQSSMILAVNEPAAPPPQPQNSSTVHARKLDESEVLIVSPSYADDDSAYNTASGSHSHDHSDHLMDTSHVSVVTVGDEVVKVKDSSNGVVGIVPEDVNIIVNRFKHEKRSPDSSLSENGSNGSVRGRRGIEVLVGGGSGGSDVDSIGTNTSQDSRHETDHNNKQQQPPASVLMPPPPPSVTNNNHNHETIDEEEEVVIRPKTRVPPVVKGVNAQGLTKEEIELRNLRKKTRKRTRKFEIDGVQMTTTTSRVIYGDDENGRIYDDHDFRKQELRELKMLQKQEKKQQTELYVKEQQAKEQQDRRFEQERSSLEKTYEADMDMLARQHKQLVEKTEQTQENELRSSSKRIRSEQEQELKIFRENLKQEIRLLKQEVDLFPKDKRKDEFKQRRSAMELDHEEKERAFLDSLKERHELLLRRLSEKHRDHLATINRNFLQQKQNAMRTREALLWELEEKQLHERHQLSKRHVKELCFMQRHQMIIRHEKELDQVKRMLQRKEEDMVKKQTMEKRALPKRIRAERKARDLMFRESLRISTNLDPDIERDRLKKFQEQEKKRYMQEERRFEVKHQKQLEELRATRESAIKELEQLQNEKRRALVEHEHSKLSEIDERLKGELREWREQLVPRKQQLQQRLQQERLEETFAQQLDEMETLYGGALIVSMPSDTLQRDHFTGSTRSSLSSYSEG; translated from the exons ATGTCGTTTATCACGAACCTGAAGAAGGTCTTCCACCTCGGCGGGGGTGAGGCCAAGAAGAAGCGCCTGTACAACAACATCAAGATGGACACGGATCCGGCGGAGGTCTGGGAAATGGTGGGTGAACTGGGCGACGGAGCCTTCGGGAAGGTCTACAAGGCCCAGCACAAGGAGCACAGGCGCTTTGCCGCCGCCAAAATGTGCCAGCTGGAGGATGAGGAGAACCTCAGCGATCACATGGTCGAGATCGATATTCTCTCGGAGATCAAGCACCCGAATGTGGTGGAACTGTACGAGGCCTTCTCTATTGATGATAAGCTGTGG ATGCTCATCGAGTACTGCGACGGCGGAGCCCTGGACAGCATCATGGTGGAGCTGGAGAAGCCCCTGACTGAGCCGCAGATTGCCTATGTTTGCAAGCACATGACCGAGGGTCTCACCTTCCTGCACCGCAACAAAGTCATCCATCGCGATCTGAAGGCCGGCAATGTGCTGCTCACCATGGAGGGTGGCGTTAAATTGG CGGACTTTGGTGTCTCGGCCAAGAATAAACATACTATGCAAAAGCACGACACCTTCATCGGCACTCCCTACTGGATGGCACCCGAGCTGGTGCTCTGCGAAACGTTCCGGGACAATCCGTACGATCACAAAGTGGACATCTGGTCACTGGGCATCACGCTCATCGAGCTGGCCCAGATGGAGCCGCCCAACAGCGAGATGTCGCCCATGCGGGTGCTGCTAAAGATTCAGAAGAGCGAGCCGCCCAAGCTGGAGCAGCCCTCCAGGTGGAGCAAGGAGTTCAACGACTTCCTCAAGAAGTCCTTAGTCAAG GATCCCCAAGTGAGGCCCACGACGGATGTGCTGATGCAGCATGGCTTCATCAACAGGAATCTGGACGCCAAGCCCATCAAGGATCTGCTGCTCGAGTACAGGGCCGAGGTCGTGGAGGAGCTGGTGGACGATGAGACCGAG GAACCCCGCAACTCGGCGCTCCAGCTCGACCTGGACGATGACTCTGCTTCGCTGCAGAGCCAAGACATTGACAAAC TTCCAGGTACACCTACATCCATTTTGCGGGATGCCAAAGAGCAGTCCCAACCAAGTAGCAGTTTACCAatcgcagcagcggcagcggcacctgcagcagcagctacaACCACAACTAAAGCAACCACTCCGGACAGACCAAACCACACAAAGGATGACAATGCTGAAGCGGCAGCCCAGCAGCCGCCGCATACCAAAGTGCCTGCTCCAGCGCctccgtcgtcgtcgtcgtcgtcccaGCAAACGCCACCACCGCAAGTCCAGCAGCCACCCACTCCACCAGCCCAAACCACAGCGGCCGTGCTGCAAAAGAAACCCGAAGATGTGGCAGCTGTTGCAGAGGCAGCTGAAAAAACCGAATCCGACAAGAAG CACTTTgtcaaaaaggaaaagggcaAAGCCCCGCCCCCGCCGTCACCTTTGGGCCTTGCCAATGCCAAGCCGCCTGCCAGCGATAACCAGACATTATCTCCCAAAAAGCTGGCCACGCCCGAGCCCATCTCCTCGCCAGTCACCACGGCCATTGAGGTGGCCATTGGCCAGGAGGCGATGGACCCCAAACCGCAGCCGCCCTCGCCCACAGCCTCCTCCATTGTGTCTGTGCAATCGgtggcctcctcctccgccagcTCCTCGGGCAGCGTCTCGAATGCTGTGCTCAGTTCGAGCACTTCCCTGATCACCATCAACAGCGATCCACCCACACCGCAGCATCAGCATCAACAGCTGCCGCCTCTGCAAGCGCAGCACTTGGTTCTGCCTAATAGCTTGGAGTCGGTGAGTCAGATTACCGTGGTGACCAGCACCCATCCGCCGGTGATTATCGACAACTCGGTGGTGCCGCCGCCACAGAACGAGGTGGTCATCGTGTCCAACGATCTGAACAAGAGCACTCACCTGCACGAGTCGTCGACGGACGACGACTTCCCCTCGCTGGACGACAGCTTGGGCGATGCCAGCACGCCGCCCCACAAGCAATCCTCCATGATATTGGCTGTGAATGAGCCGGCAGCTCCTCCGCCGCAGCCGCAGAACTCCTCCACTGTCCACGCCCGCAAGCTGGACGAGAGTGAGGTGCTGATTGTGAGTCCCTCGTATGCGGATGACGATTCGGCGTATAATACGGCCTCGGGCAGTCACAGTCACGACCACAGCGACCATCTGATGGACACCAGCCACGTGTCCGTGGTCACCGTGGGCGATGAGGTGGTCAAGGTGAAGGACAGCAGCAATGGAGTCGTCGGCATCGTGCCCGAGGACGTGAACATCATTGTGAACCGGTTCAAGCACGAGAAGCGATCGCCGGACAGCTCGCTGAGCGAGAATGGCTCGAATGGCTCGGTGCGCGGACGCCGGGGCATTGAGGTGCTCgtgggcggcggcagcggggGATCCGACGTGGACAGCATTGGCACCAACACTAGTCAGGACAGCCGGCACGAGACGGATCACAATaacaagcagcagcaaccgccGGCGTCTGTGCTaatgccaccgccgccgccctcGGTGACGAATAATAACCACAACCATGAGACCAttgacgaggaggaggaggtggtgatTCGGCCCAAGACGAGGGTTCCGCCCGTGGTCAAAGGAGTCAATGCGCAGGGCCTCACCAAGGAGGAGATTGAGCTGCGCAATCTGCGCAAGAAGACACGCAAGCGCACCCGCAAATTCGAGATCGATGGCGTGCAGATGACCACCACCACGAGTCGGGTGATCTACGGCGACGATGAGAACGGACGGATCTACGATGACCACGACTTCCGCAAGCAGGAGCTGCGCGAACTGAAGATGCTGCAGAAGCaggagaagaagcagcagacCGAACTGTACGTGAAGGAGCAGCAGgccaaggagcagcaggatcGCCGCTTCGAGCAGGAGCGTTCCTCGCTGGAGAAGACCTACGAGGCGGACATGGACATGCTGGCGCGCCAGCACAAGCAGCTGGTGGAGAAGACGGAGCAGACGCAGGAGAACGAGCTGCGCTCCTCGTCCAAGCGCATTCGCTccgagcaggagcaggagctgaAGATCTTCCGGGAGAACCTCAAGCAGGAGATCCGGCTGCTCAAGCAGGAGGTGGACCTGTTCCCCAAGGACAAGCGCAAGGACGAGTTCAAGCAGCGGCGCTCGGCCATGGAACTGGATCACGAGGAGAAGGAGCGCGCCTTCCTCGATTCCCTGAAGGAGCGGCATGAGCTTCTATTGCGACGGCTGAGCGAGAAGCATCGCGACCACCTGGCCACCATCAACCGCAACTTCctgcagcagaagcagaatgCGATGCGGACGCGGGAGGCTCTGCTCTGGGAGTTGGAGGAGAAGCAGCTGCACGAACGCCATCAGCTTTCCAAGCGGCATGTGAAGGAGCTCTGCTTCATGCAGCGCCACCAGATGATCATACGGCACGAGAAGGAGCTCGATCAGGTGAAGCGAATGCTGCAGCGCAAGGAGGAGGACATGGTCAAGAAGCAGACGATGGAGAAGCGAGCCCTGCCCAAGCGAATCCGAGCAGAGCGCAAGGCACGAGACCTAATGTTCCGTGAATCCCTACGTATTTCCACGAACCTGGATCCGGATATTGAACGCGATCGCTTGAAGAAG TTCCAGGAGCAGGAGAAGAAGCGCTACATGCAGGAGGAGCGACGATTCGAGGTCAAGCATCAAAAGCAATTGGAAGAGCTACGCGCCACACGCGAAAGCGCCATTAA AGAACTGGAGCAGCTGCAGAACGAGAAGCGAAGGGCTCTGGTGGAGCACGAGCACTCCAAGCTATCGGAGATCGATGAGCGACTGAAGGGCGAGCTGCGCGAGTGGCGCGAACAGTTGGTGCCCCGCAAACAG CAACTACAGCAGCGGCTGCAACAAGAG CGCCTGGAGGAAACCTTCGCCCAGCAGCTGGACGAAATGGAGACCCTGTACGGCGGAGCCCTGATTGTGTCCATGCCCTCGGACACGCTGCAGCGAGATCACTTCACCGGCTCGACGCGCAGCAGCCTGAGCTCGTATTCCGAGGGCTGA
- the Slik gene encoding serine/threonine-protein kinase 10 isoform X3 produces the protein MSFITNLKKVFHLGGGEAKKKRLYNNIKMDTDPAEVWEMVGELGDGAFGKVYKAQHKEHRRFAAAKMCQLEDEENLSDHMVEIDILSEIKHPNVVELYEAFSIDDKLWMLIEYCDGGALDSIMVELEKPLTEPQIAYVCKHMTEGLTFLHRNKVIHRDLKAGNVLLTMEGGVKLADFGVSAKNKHTMQKHDTFIGTPYWMAPELVLCETFRDNPYDHKVDIWSLGITLIELAQMEPPNSEMSPMRVLLKIQKSEPPKLEQPSRWSKEFNDFLKKSLVKDPQVRPTTDVLMQHGFINRNLDAKPIKDLLLEYRAEVVEELVDDETEEPRNSALQLDLDDDSASLQSQDIDKLPGTPTSILRDAKEQSQPSSSLPIAAAAAAPAAAATTTTKATTPDRPNHTKDDNAEAAAQQPPHTKVPAPAPPSSSSSSQQTPPPQVQQPPTPPAQTTAAVLQKKPEDVAAVAEAAEKTESDKKHFVKKEKGKAPPPPSPLGLANAKPPASDNQTLSPKKLATPEPISSPVTTAIEVAIGQEAMDPKPQPPSPTASSIVSVQSVASSSASSSGSVSNAVLSSSTSLITINSDPPTPQHQHQQLPPLQAQHLVLPNSLESVSQITVVTSTHPPVIIDNSVVPPPQNEVVIVSNDLNKSTHLHESSTDDDFPSLDDSLGDASTPPHKQSSMILAVNEPAAPPPQPQNSSTVHARKLDESEVLIVSPSYADDDSAYNTASGSHSHDHSDHLMDTSHVSVVTVGDEVVKVKDSSNGVVGIVPEDVNIIVNRFKHEKRSPDSSLSENGSNGSVRGRRGIEVLVGGGSGGSDVDSIGTNTSQDSRHETDHNNKQQQPPASVLMPPPPPSVTNNNHNHETIDEEEEVVIRPKTRVPPVVKGVNAQGLTKEEIELRNLRKKTRKRTRKFEIDGVQMTTTTSRVIYGDDENGRIYDDHDFRKQELRELKMLQKQEKKQQTELYVKEQQAKEQQDRRFEQERSSLEKTYEADMDMLARQHKQLVEKTEQTQENELRSSSKRIRSEQEQELKIFRENLKQEIRLLKQEVDLFPKDKRKDEFKQRRSAMELDHEEKERAFLDSLKERHELLLRRLSEKHRDHLATINRNFLQQKQNAMRTREALLWELEEKQLHERHQLSKRHVKELCFMQRHQMIIRHEKELDQVKRMLQRKEEDMVKKQTMEKRALPKRIRAERKARDLMFRESLRISTNLDPDIERDRLKKFQEQEKKRYMQEERRFEVKHQKQLEELRATRESAIKELEQLQNEKRRALVEHEHSKLSEIDERLKGELREWREQLVPRKQRLEETFAQQLDEMETLYGGALIVSMPSDTLQRDHFTGSTRSSLSSYSEG, from the exons ATGTCGTTTATCACGAACCTGAAGAAGGTCTTCCACCTCGGCGGGGGTGAGGCCAAGAAGAAGCGCCTGTACAACAACATCAAGATGGACACGGATCCGGCGGAGGTCTGGGAAATGGTGGGTGAACTGGGCGACGGAGCCTTCGGGAAGGTCTACAAGGCCCAGCACAAGGAGCACAGGCGCTTTGCCGCCGCCAAAATGTGCCAGCTGGAGGATGAGGAGAACCTCAGCGATCACATGGTCGAGATCGATATTCTCTCGGAGATCAAGCACCCGAATGTGGTGGAACTGTACGAGGCCTTCTCTATTGATGATAAGCTGTGG ATGCTCATCGAGTACTGCGACGGCGGAGCCCTGGACAGCATCATGGTGGAGCTGGAGAAGCCCCTGACTGAGCCGCAGATTGCCTATGTTTGCAAGCACATGACCGAGGGTCTCACCTTCCTGCACCGCAACAAAGTCATCCATCGCGATCTGAAGGCCGGCAATGTGCTGCTCACCATGGAGGGTGGCGTTAAATTGG CGGACTTTGGTGTCTCGGCCAAGAATAAACATACTATGCAAAAGCACGACACCTTCATCGGCACTCCCTACTGGATGGCACCCGAGCTGGTGCTCTGCGAAACGTTCCGGGACAATCCGTACGATCACAAAGTGGACATCTGGTCACTGGGCATCACGCTCATCGAGCTGGCCCAGATGGAGCCGCCCAACAGCGAGATGTCGCCCATGCGGGTGCTGCTAAAGATTCAGAAGAGCGAGCCGCCCAAGCTGGAGCAGCCCTCCAGGTGGAGCAAGGAGTTCAACGACTTCCTCAAGAAGTCCTTAGTCAAG GATCCCCAAGTGAGGCCCACGACGGATGTGCTGATGCAGCATGGCTTCATCAACAGGAATCTGGACGCCAAGCCCATCAAGGATCTGCTGCTCGAGTACAGGGCCGAGGTCGTGGAGGAGCTGGTGGACGATGAGACCGAG GAACCCCGCAACTCGGCGCTCCAGCTCGACCTGGACGATGACTCTGCTTCGCTGCAGAGCCAAGACATTGACAAAC TTCCAGGTACACCTACATCCATTTTGCGGGATGCCAAAGAGCAGTCCCAACCAAGTAGCAGTTTACCAatcgcagcagcggcagcggcacctgcagcagcagctacaACCACAACTAAAGCAACCACTCCGGACAGACCAAACCACACAAAGGATGACAATGCTGAAGCGGCAGCCCAGCAGCCGCCGCATACCAAAGTGCCTGCTCCAGCGCctccgtcgtcgtcgtcgtcgtcccaGCAAACGCCACCACCGCAAGTCCAGCAGCCACCCACTCCACCAGCCCAAACCACAGCGGCCGTGCTGCAAAAGAAACCCGAAGATGTGGCAGCTGTTGCAGAGGCAGCTGAAAAAACCGAATCCGACAAGAAG CACTTTgtcaaaaaggaaaagggcaAAGCCCCGCCCCCGCCGTCACCTTTGGGCCTTGCCAATGCCAAGCCGCCTGCCAGCGATAACCAGACATTATCTCCCAAAAAGCTGGCCACGCCCGAGCCCATCTCCTCGCCAGTCACCACGGCCATTGAGGTGGCCATTGGCCAGGAGGCGATGGACCCCAAACCGCAGCCGCCCTCGCCCACAGCCTCCTCCATTGTGTCTGTGCAATCGgtggcctcctcctccgccagcTCCTCGGGCAGCGTCTCGAATGCTGTGCTCAGTTCGAGCACTTCCCTGATCACCATCAACAGCGATCCACCCACACCGCAGCATCAGCATCAACAGCTGCCGCCTCTGCAAGCGCAGCACTTGGTTCTGCCTAATAGCTTGGAGTCGGTGAGTCAGATTACCGTGGTGACCAGCACCCATCCGCCGGTGATTATCGACAACTCGGTGGTGCCGCCGCCACAGAACGAGGTGGTCATCGTGTCCAACGATCTGAACAAGAGCACTCACCTGCACGAGTCGTCGACGGACGACGACTTCCCCTCGCTGGACGACAGCTTGGGCGATGCCAGCACGCCGCCCCACAAGCAATCCTCCATGATATTGGCTGTGAATGAGCCGGCAGCTCCTCCGCCGCAGCCGCAGAACTCCTCCACTGTCCACGCCCGCAAGCTGGACGAGAGTGAGGTGCTGATTGTGAGTCCCTCGTATGCGGATGACGATTCGGCGTATAATACGGCCTCGGGCAGTCACAGTCACGACCACAGCGACCATCTGATGGACACCAGCCACGTGTCCGTGGTCACCGTGGGCGATGAGGTGGTCAAGGTGAAGGACAGCAGCAATGGAGTCGTCGGCATCGTGCCCGAGGACGTGAACATCATTGTGAACCGGTTCAAGCACGAGAAGCGATCGCCGGACAGCTCGCTGAGCGAGAATGGCTCGAATGGCTCGGTGCGCGGACGCCGGGGCATTGAGGTGCTCgtgggcggcggcagcggggGATCCGACGTGGACAGCATTGGCACCAACACTAGTCAGGACAGCCGGCACGAGACGGATCACAATaacaagcagcagcaaccgccGGCGTCTGTGCTaatgccaccgccgccgccctcGGTGACGAATAATAACCACAACCATGAGACCAttgacgaggaggaggaggtggtgatTCGGCCCAAGACGAGGGTTCCGCCCGTGGTCAAAGGAGTCAATGCGCAGGGCCTCACCAAGGAGGAGATTGAGCTGCGCAATCTGCGCAAGAAGACACGCAAGCGCACCCGCAAATTCGAGATCGATGGCGTGCAGATGACCACCACCACGAGTCGGGTGATCTACGGCGACGATGAGAACGGACGGATCTACGATGACCACGACTTCCGCAAGCAGGAGCTGCGCGAACTGAAGATGCTGCAGAAGCaggagaagaagcagcagacCGAACTGTACGTGAAGGAGCAGCAGgccaaggagcagcaggatcGCCGCTTCGAGCAGGAGCGTTCCTCGCTGGAGAAGACCTACGAGGCGGACATGGACATGCTGGCGCGCCAGCACAAGCAGCTGGTGGAGAAGACGGAGCAGACGCAGGAGAACGAGCTGCGCTCCTCGTCCAAGCGCATTCGCTccgagcaggagcaggagctgaAGATCTTCCGGGAGAACCTCAAGCAGGAGATCCGGCTGCTCAAGCAGGAGGTGGACCTGTTCCCCAAGGACAAGCGCAAGGACGAGTTCAAGCAGCGGCGCTCGGCCATGGAACTGGATCACGAGGAGAAGGAGCGCGCCTTCCTCGATTCCCTGAAGGAGCGGCATGAGCTTCTATTGCGACGGCTGAGCGAGAAGCATCGCGACCACCTGGCCACCATCAACCGCAACTTCctgcagcagaagcagaatgCGATGCGGACGCGGGAGGCTCTGCTCTGGGAGTTGGAGGAGAAGCAGCTGCACGAACGCCATCAGCTTTCCAAGCGGCATGTGAAGGAGCTCTGCTTCATGCAGCGCCACCAGATGATCATACGGCACGAGAAGGAGCTCGATCAGGTGAAGCGAATGCTGCAGCGCAAGGAGGAGGACATGGTCAAGAAGCAGACGATGGAGAAGCGAGCCCTGCCCAAGCGAATCCGAGCAGAGCGCAAGGCACGAGACCTAATGTTCCGTGAATCCCTACGTATTTCCACGAACCTGGATCCGGATATTGAACGCGATCGCTTGAAGAAG TTCCAGGAGCAGGAGAAGAAGCGCTACATGCAGGAGGAGCGACGATTCGAGGTCAAGCATCAAAAGCAATTGGAAGAGCTACGCGCCACACGCGAAAGCGCCATTAA AGAACTGGAGCAGCTGCAGAACGAGAAGCGAAGGGCTCTGGTGGAGCACGAGCACTCCAAGCTATCGGAGATCGATGAGCGACTGAAGGGCGAGCTGCGCGAGTGGCGCGAACAGTTGGTGCCCCGCAAACAG CGCCTGGAGGAAACCTTCGCCCAGCAGCTGGACGAAATGGAGACCCTGTACGGCGGAGCCCTGATTGTGTCCATGCCCTCGGACACGCTGCAGCGAGATCACTTCACCGGCTCGACGCGCAGCAGCCTGAGCTCGTATTCCGAGGGCTGA